In Paenibacillus guangzhouensis, a single window of DNA contains:
- the pnp gene encoding polyribonucleotide nucleotidyltransferase, with translation MEKRIEMQLGGRTLILETGVLAKQANAAVKVQYGDTVVLCTVTASSEPKDLDFFPLTVNYEERLYAVGKIPGGFIKREGRPSEKAILASRLTDRPIRPLFPDGFRNDVQIVNLVMSVDQDCSPEIAAMIGTSASLSISDVPFNGPIGGVVVGRIDGQFVINPTVAQEEKSDLYLVVAGTKDAIMMVEAEANEVPEEVMLEAIMFGHDAIREIVAVIEQFTEQAGKPKMEVKLHAVNTSVNEEVRAFAQARLVEAVKIAEKHARQDAIDSISAEAIAHFEQQYIEQDELLDDVKEILHDIVKEEVRRLITHDKVRPDGRKLDEIRPISCDINLLPRTHGSGLFTRGQTQALSICTLGALGDVQILDGIGLEETKRFMHHYNFPPFSVGEARPLRPPGRREIGHGALGERALMKVIPSEVDFPYTIRLVSEVLESNGSTSQASICASTLAMMDAGVPIKAPVAGIAMGLIKDGEHVSILSDIQGMEDHLGDMDFKVAGTAEGVTAIQMDIKIDGIDRQILANALTQAKEGRMHILSKMLEVINQPKESLSPYAPKILTMQINPDKIRDVIGAGGKIINKIIEETGVKIDIEQDGRVFIASSNQEMNEKARSIIEGIVREVVVGEIYLGTVKRVEKFGAFVEILPGKEGLVHISQLSTERVAKVEDVVAVGDSITVKVTEIDQQGRVNLSRKAVLVAQQAPAQS, from the coding sequence ATGGAAAAGCGTATTGAAATGCAACTTGGCGGCAGAACGTTGATCTTAGAGACGGGTGTTCTTGCCAAACAAGCGAACGCAGCGGTTAAAGTCCAATATGGAGACACCGTTGTATTATGTACAGTTACTGCTTCGTCCGAACCGAAAGATTTGGACTTTTTCCCGTTGACGGTCAATTATGAAGAACGTCTGTATGCCGTTGGTAAAATTCCTGGTGGATTTATTAAACGTGAAGGTAGACCAAGCGAGAAGGCTATTCTTGCGAGCCGTCTAACAGACCGTCCGATTCGTCCGTTATTCCCGGATGGATTCCGTAACGATGTTCAGATCGTTAACCTAGTGATGAGCGTAGACCAAGATTGTTCGCCTGAAATTGCAGCGATGATCGGTACTTCGGCTTCCCTAAGTATCTCGGACGTGCCTTTCAACGGACCGATTGGCGGCGTTGTCGTTGGACGTATTGACGGTCAATTTGTGATCAATCCAACGGTTGCGCAGGAAGAGAAGAGCGATTTGTACCTTGTTGTAGCAGGTACGAAGGACGCAATCATGATGGTTGAAGCAGAAGCGAACGAAGTTCCTGAAGAAGTGATGCTCGAAGCGATTATGTTCGGACATGACGCGATCAGGGAAATCGTAGCCGTTATTGAACAATTTACAGAGCAAGCAGGCAAGCCGAAGATGGAAGTGAAGCTTCATGCGGTGAATACATCCGTGAATGAAGAGGTTCGTGCGTTCGCGCAAGCGCGCCTTGTTGAGGCTGTTAAGATTGCTGAGAAGCACGCGCGTCAAGATGCGATCGATTCCATTAGCGCGGAAGCTATTGCTCATTTCGAACAACAATATATTGAACAGGACGAGCTTCTAGATGATGTGAAAGAAATTTTGCATGACATCGTAAAAGAAGAAGTTCGCCGATTGATTACACATGATAAAGTAAGACCAGATGGCCGGAAACTTGATGAAATTCGTCCGATTTCCTGCGATATTAACTTGTTGCCTCGTACGCACGGTTCTGGTCTATTTACGCGTGGACAAACACAGGCATTAAGCATTTGTACATTAGGTGCGCTTGGCGATGTTCAGATTTTGGACGGCATCGGTCTTGAAGAAACGAAACGTTTCATGCATCATTACAATTTCCCGCCGTTCAGCGTAGGGGAAGCAAGACCGCTTCGTCCTCCAGGTCGTCGTGAGATTGGACATGGAGCACTTGGCGAGCGCGCATTAATGAAGGTTATCCCTTCGGAAGTCGATTTCCCATACACGATCCGTTTAGTATCTGAGGTACTTGAGTCGAATGGTTCAACGTCCCAAGCGAGTATCTGTGCAAGTACACTTGCAATGATGGATGCTGGTGTACCAATCAAGGCTCCGGTTGCAGGTATTGCTATGGGTCTTATTAAAGACGGGGAGCATGTATCTATCCTGTCCGATATTCAAGGGATGGAAGATCACCTCGGGGATATGGACTTCAAAGTTGCGGGTACTGCAGAAGGCGTAACGGCAATCCAAATGGATATCAAGATCGATGGTATTGATCGTCAGATTCTGGCGAATGCATTGACACAAGCCAAAGAAGGGCGCATGCACATTCTATCCAAGATGTTAGAAGTGATTAATCAGCCGAAGGAAAGCTTATCGCCATATGCACCGAAGATCTTGACGATGCAGATCAACCCGGATAAAATTCGTGATGTTATTGGTGCTGGCGGTAAGATCATCAATAAAATTATCGAAGAGACAGGGGTAAAAATCGATATCGAGCAAGATGGCCGCGTATTTATCGCATCTTCCAACCAAGAGATGAATGAGAAAGCACGCTCCATTATTGAAGGTATCGTAAGAGAAGTGGTTGTTGGTGAAATTTACCTTGGTACGGTGAAACGTGTTGAGAAATTTGGCGCATTCGTTGAAATTCTACCAGGTAAAGAAGGACTTGTTCATATCTCACAACTATCTACTGAGCGTGTAGCGAAAGTGGAGGATGTTGTTGCTGTTGGCGATTCGATCACGGTGAAAGTGACTGAAATCGATCAGCAAGGTCGTGTGAACTTGTCACGCAAAGCCGTTTTGGTTGCACAACAAGCACCTGCACAATCTTAA
- a CDS encoding L7Ae/L30e/S12e/Gadd45 family ribosomal protein → MSKVKSYLGLAMRAGKLITGDEIVLKAVRAGGAHLVIVAGDASENTKKKFRDKCHTYNVPLAIGFDRGTLGECIGKAERVVLAVTDPGFFRMISKEMLILSEVEYIE, encoded by the coding sequence GTAAAGTGAAGTCCTACTTGGGACTTGCAATGCGTGCAGGGAAGCTGATCACGGGTGATGAAATCGTGCTCAAGGCGGTCCGTGCAGGCGGGGCTCATCTCGTTATTGTCGCAGGCGACGCTTCAGAGAACACCAAGAAGAAATTTCGCGACAAATGTCATACGTACAACGTGCCGCTTGCGATCGGGTTCGATCGGGGAACTTTGGGAGAATGCATTGGTAAAGCCGAACGCGTCGTTCTAGCCGTGACAGACCCAGGTTTTTTTCGAATGATCAGTAAGGAAATGTTGATATTGTCGGAGGTGGAGTATATTGAGTAA
- the infB gene encoding translation initiation factor IF-2: MSKQDNKDNKDKLRVYEYAKSLNMSSKEIITIMKRLDIPVNNHMSVMENDTVSRVEQFFRDIKANAAAKRSGSDKGQVSSPSNPPAAVQQGNGSTSQTSKPSEMATISAKPSHVKPQGQREGGNTVTQSKPAGQQQPNRHGQSTNPSRDGRDQHKPRQPEKQGNHQMNNNSKNQDQRRTMGNPNGTSNGKANSGQRPGQGRPFQGNTSNNSQATRPQNHGNQAQAPNKFNGNSGKQVDEGEEFVSVTKPASAPKKTKPNQKRFDDNKVSNFKGNQGGGYNNRGGRNQRGRGQQPVQEKREKIDNTPKKIIVRGNMTVGETAKLLHKDASEVIKKLIFLGVMATINQELDLDTIQLLASEFKVEVEIKIPVEEDRFEDVEEVDDEADLKTRPPVVTIMGHVDHGKTTLLDAIRSTNVTSGEAGGITQHIGAYQVETNGKKITFLDTPGHEAFTTMRARGAEVTDITIIVVAADDGVMPQTVEAINHAKAANVPIIVAVNKIDKPNANPDKVKQELTEYELVPEEWGGDTIFVNLSAKQRINLDGLLEMILLVAEVNEYKANPDKRARGTVIEAELDKGRGPVARILVQHGTLRVGDAFVAGNCFGRVRAMVNDKGRRLKEAGPSTPVEITGLTEVPLAGDPFMGFEDERKARAIADRRAITQRQSELNANTRVTLDDLFKHIKDGEIKDLNVIIKGDVQGSVEALKGSLAKIEVEGVRVKIIHSGVGALTESDIILAAASNAIVIGFNVRPDNQAKLTAEQEKVDVRLHRVIYSVIEEIEQAMKGMLDPEYRENVIGHAEVRNIFKINKMSIAGCMVTSGKISRSAEVRVIREGIVIFEGKIDSLKRFKDDAKEVAQGYECGITIERFNDIKEGDIIEAFVMETVERK; this comes from the coding sequence TTGAGTAAACAAGACAACAAAGATAATAAAGATAAGCTAAGAGTATATGAGTATGCGAAGTCTTTAAATATGAGCAGTAAAGAAATTATTACGATCATGAAACGGCTCGATATCCCTGTGAATAACCATATGAGCGTGATGGAGAATGATACCGTCAGTCGTGTGGAACAATTCTTCCGGGATATTAAGGCGAATGCAGCAGCGAAGCGTTCGGGCTCTGACAAAGGTCAAGTGAGTAGCCCATCGAACCCTCCTGCTGCTGTGCAACAAGGGAATGGTTCAACTTCACAGACGTCTAAACCAAGCGAGATGGCTACTATCTCTGCGAAGCCAAGTCATGTGAAGCCCCAAGGTCAGCGGGAAGGTGGTAATACCGTTACCCAATCCAAGCCAGCTGGTCAACAGCAGCCGAACCGTCATGGTCAATCAACAAATCCATCGCGTGATGGACGTGATCAGCATAAACCTCGCCAACCTGAGAAGCAGGGGAATCATCAAATGAATAACAATTCAAAAAATCAGGATCAGCGCAGGACAATGGGGAACCCTAACGGAACAAGCAATGGAAAAGCAAATTCCGGGCAACGACCAGGCCAAGGTAGACCATTCCAAGGAAATACAAGTAATAATTCACAAGCTACGAGACCACAAAATCATGGGAATCAGGCACAAGCTCCCAATAAATTCAATGGAAACTCTGGCAAACAAGTGGATGAGGGAGAGGAATTCGTGTCAGTAACTAAACCAGCATCAGCACCAAAGAAAACGAAGCCAAATCAAAAGCGCTTCGATGATAACAAAGTCAGCAATTTCAAAGGAAATCAAGGCGGTGGCTATAACAACCGTGGCGGAAGAAATCAACGCGGTAGAGGCCAACAGCCTGTTCAAGAAAAACGTGAGAAAATCGATAACACGCCGAAGAAAATCATTGTACGCGGCAATATGACGGTTGGGGAAACCGCTAAATTGCTTCATAAGGATGCTTCTGAGGTGATCAAGAAATTAATTTTCTTGGGTGTTATGGCTACCATTAACCAGGAGCTTGACCTGGATACAATCCAATTGCTTGCCTCAGAGTTTAAGGTCGAAGTGGAGATCAAGATCCCAGTTGAAGAAGACCGTTTTGAAGATGTAGAAGAAGTCGATGATGAGGCGGATTTGAAAACTCGTCCTCCAGTTGTTACGATCATGGGTCACGTTGACCACGGTAAAACAACGTTGCTTGATGCGATTCGTTCGACGAACGTAACAAGTGGAGAAGCAGGCGGAATCACGCAGCATATCGGTGCATACCAAGTTGAAACCAACGGTAAGAAAATTACGTTCCTGGATACACCGGGTCACGAAGCGTTTACAACGATGCGTGCGCGTGGTGCTGAAGTAACGGATATTACAATTATCGTAGTTGCAGCGGATGACGGTGTGATGCCGCAGACGGTTGAAGCGATCAACCATGCGAAGGCAGCAAATGTTCCAATTATCGTTGCTGTAAACAAAATTGATAAGCCAAACGCAAATCCGGATAAAGTGAAGCAAGAGCTTACAGAATATGAATTGGTTCCAGAAGAGTGGGGCGGCGATACGATCTTTGTTAACTTGTCTGCGAAACAACGTATTAACTTGGATGGCTTGCTTGAGATGATTCTTCTTGTTGCGGAAGTCAACGAGTACAAAGCGAACCCAGACAAGCGTGCTCGCGGTACAGTTATTGAAGCTGAGCTTGACAAAGGCCGCGGTCCAGTCGCACGTATCCTTGTGCAACATGGTACACTTCGCGTTGGGGATGCCTTCGTTGCAGGGAACTGCTTCGGTCGTGTCCGTGCAATGGTCAACGACAAAGGTCGTCGTCTGAAAGAAGCGGGTCCTTCGACGCCTGTTGAGATTACAGGTCTTACGGAAGTTCCGCTAGCAGGCGATCCGTTCATGGGCTTCGAAGATGAGCGTAAGGCACGTGCTATCGCCGATCGTCGTGCAATCACGCAACGTCAGTCTGAGCTTAATGCGAATACACGTGTTACGCTAGATGATCTGTTCAAGCACATCAAAGACGGCGAGATCAAAGACCTGAACGTCATTATCAAAGGGGACGTGCAAGGTTCTGTTGAAGCATTGAAAGGCTCCTTGGCGAAAATCGAAGTTGAAGGCGTACGCGTTAAGATCATCCACAGCGGTGTTGGTGCGCTTACAGAATCCGATATCATCCTAGCAGCTGCTTCGAATGCAATCGTGATCGGATTTAACGTTCGTCCAGACAACCAAGCGAAGCTTACTGCGGAGCAAGAGAAAGTCGATGTTCGTCTGCACCGTGTTATTTATAGCGTGATCGAAGAAATCGAACAAGCGATGAAAGGGATGCTTGATCCTGAATATCGTGAGAACGTTATTGGTCATGCGGAAGTGCGTAACATTTTCAAAATCAACAAAATGTCGATCGCGGGTTGTATGGTTACATCCGGTAAAATTAGTCGTTCGGCAGAAGTTCGCGTCATTCGCGAAGGTATTGTAATATTTGAAGGCAAAATCGATTCCTTGAAACGCTTCAAAGACGATGCCAAAGAAGTAGCGCAAGGCTACGAGTGCGGTATTACCATTGAGCGCTTCAATGACATTAAAGAGGGAGATATTATCGAAGCCTTTGTCATGGAAACGGTAGAGCGTAAGTAG
- the rpsO gene encoding 30S ribosomal protein S15: MALTQERKTQLIEEHKKHATDTGSPEVQVAVLTENIKNLTDHLRTHKKDHHSRRGLLKMVGQRRKLLAYLKNKDVQRYSALIEKLGLRR, encoded by the coding sequence ATGGCATTAACTCAAGAGCGTAAAACGCAACTTATTGAGGAACACAAAAAACATGCAACTGATACAGGTAGCCCTGAGGTGCAAGTTGCTGTCCTAACTGAGAACATTAAGAACTTGACTGACCACTTGCGTACGCATAAGAAAGATCACCACTCACGTCGCGGTCTTTTGAAAATGGTAGGTCAACGCCGTAAGCTTCTTGCTTACTTGAAGAACAAAGATGTTCAACGTTACAGTGCTTTGATCGAAAAGCTAGGACTTCGTCGCTAA
- the truB gene encoding tRNA pseudouridine(55) synthase TruB, which translates to MIELDGILPVLKPAGWTSHDVVAKVRGLIRMKRIGHTGTLDPAVTGVLPLCLGRATRLVEYLQELPKEYEAVLRLGIATDTEDLTGEVIERMDPVHVTEEQVREVIQSFVGTIEQVPPMYSAVKVDGKRLYELAREGKVVERKSREVTIYKIEVLQLQLQGPEPEIHFRVLCSKGTYIRTLCVDIGRALGVPATMASLVRTMSANMTREHGLTLEQIAEYKQQGTLQEHLIPMDVSVSHLPAHTIAPDKAHQAVQGQKISGRAVSPAVDQSGCIRLYSPEGQFYGIFERKPEETFIRPVKVFLP; encoded by the coding sequence ATGATTGAACTTGATGGAATTTTACCTGTATTGAAGCCGGCAGGCTGGACGTCACATGATGTCGTTGCCAAGGTGCGTGGTCTGATTCGTATGAAGCGAATTGGCCACACGGGCACCTTAGATCCTGCGGTAACCGGCGTATTGCCGCTTTGCCTAGGACGAGCTACGCGACTCGTGGAGTATTTGCAAGAACTTCCTAAGGAGTACGAAGCTGTTCTTCGTCTAGGCATTGCGACAGACACTGAAGATTTGACAGGAGAAGTTATAGAACGTATGGATCCGGTTCACGTAACAGAGGAACAAGTCCGGGAAGTTATTCAATCGTTCGTTGGCACCATTGAACAAGTTCCTCCGATGTATTCAGCAGTAAAAGTAGATGGGAAACGGCTATACGAGCTTGCGCGAGAAGGTAAAGTAGTCGAGCGTAAATCGAGAGAAGTCACGATCTATAAGATCGAGGTACTACAGCTGCAGCTTCAAGGACCAGAGCCGGAAATTCATTTTCGTGTCCTTTGCTCCAAAGGGACCTATATTCGAACACTCTGTGTTGATATAGGGAGAGCATTAGGCGTACCAGCGACAATGGCTTCGCTTGTTCGTACCATGTCTGCGAATATGACGAGAGAACATGGTCTGACACTCGAACAAATAGCGGAATACAAACAACAGGGGACTTTGCAAGAGCATCTCATTCCTATGGATGTATCGGTGTCGCATCTACCCGCCCACACGATTGCTCCCGACAAAGCGCACCAAGCGGTTCAAGGCCAGAAAATATCAGGCAGGGCAGTATCCCCAGCCGTGGATCAGTCCGGATGTATTCGGTTATACTCGCCAGAAGGACAATTTTATGGTATCTTCGAGAGAAAGCCGGAAGAGACGTTCATAAGACCAGTCAAAGTCTTCTTACCGTAA
- a CDS encoding DHH family phosphoesterase: MLTVNDTLYAEQLVAAYNFIHQHDDFLVVSHVQPDGDAASSTVAIGWLLSQLGKKFTMINEGAIPGRLGFLWSSNEIHNYTLEPLNRTFSTVICVDCADFSRTGKVQQLFTEDRVLLNIDHHPTNDHFGTVNLIKVDAAATAEILFDLMNQFAITWHVDIATALYTGILTDTGGFRYANTTPRVMEIISQLLTYGVNGHWLADHLLEKMSMAQMLLLTKALSRLTFTEDNRVGYIYVTPEDMAETGAVNEDLEGLVNYPRNIEGVDVGILFKQVSDTAVKISLRSNENVNVANIAQSFGGGGHVRASGCRVEGTLQDVINQVVERVRQQL; the protein is encoded by the coding sequence ATGTTGACTGTTAACGATACGTTATATGCGGAACAATTAGTGGCCGCATATAACTTCATTCATCAGCATGACGATTTCCTGGTAGTATCACACGTCCAACCGGACGGTGATGCTGCCAGTTCAACCGTCGCAATCGGTTGGTTATTGTCACAGCTAGGCAAGAAATTCACGATGATCAATGAAGGAGCTATTCCTGGCCGACTTGGCTTTTTATGGTCCTCGAATGAAATACATAATTATACACTTGAACCGTTAAACCGTACTTTTAGCACGGTTATTTGTGTAGATTGCGCTGATTTCTCAAGAACAGGTAAAGTGCAGCAACTCTTCACAGAAGACAGAGTGCTCCTCAATATTGATCATCATCCGACGAATGATCACTTCGGCACGGTCAATTTGATCAAGGTCGACGCTGCAGCAACGGCGGAGATTCTGTTCGATCTGATGAATCAATTTGCGATCACATGGCATGTTGACATCGCGACGGCACTCTATACCGGGATTCTTACCGATACAGGCGGTTTCCGTTATGCGAATACGACGCCTCGTGTTATGGAGATTATTTCTCAGCTGCTTACCTATGGTGTGAACGGGCATTGGCTTGCTGATCATTTGCTGGAAAAGATGTCTATGGCACAAATGCTTCTTTTAACGAAAGCATTGTCAAGATTGACCTTCACGGAAGATAATCGCGTTGGCTATATTTACGTAACGCCAGAAGATATGGCAGAGACAGGTGCGGTCAATGAAGATCTCGAAGGATTAGTGAATTATCCGCGCAACATTGAAGGTGTGGATGTAGGGATTCTATTCAAGCAAGTAAGCGATACAGCAGTCAAAATTAGCCTGCGTTCGAACGAGAACGTGAATGTAGCCAACATCGCGCAGTCTTTTGGCGGCGGCGGTCATGTTCGTGCTTCTGGCTGCAGAGTTGAAGGAACATTGCAAGATGTGATAAATCAAGTTGTAGAACGAGTGAGGCAGCAATTATGA
- the rbfA gene encoding 30S ribosome-binding factor RbfA produces MAKIRVGRVGEQLKKELSQLIQSELKDPRIGFVTVTGVEVTNDLSQARVFLSVLGDEEQKNNTLKALAKANGFLRSELGKRIRLRHTPELLFKFDSSIEYGSRIEKILGEIQDGE; encoded by the coding sequence ATGGCTAAAATTCGTGTAGGACGTGTTGGCGAGCAACTGAAAAAGGAGCTCAGCCAGCTCATCCAATCTGAACTGAAAGACCCTCGGATCGGTTTCGTAACCGTGACAGGGGTTGAAGTAACTAATGATTTGTCGCAAGCTCGCGTGTTCTTGAGCGTACTCGGGGATGAAGAGCAGAAGAATAATACATTAAAGGCGCTTGCAAAAGCAAACGGATTTCTACGGTCCGAATTAGGTAAAAGAATCCGCCTTCGTCATACCCCGGAGCTTCTCTTTAAATTCGACTCATCCATTGAATACGGAAGTCGGATTGAGAAGATTCTCGGTGAAATCCAAGATGGGGAATGA
- a CDS encoding bifunctional riboflavin kinase/FAD synthetase, producing the protein MKKITISYPLTPDQMEQFRKPQAMALGYFDGVHLGHQQVIGGAVAYARAQGIPASVMTFHPKPREVLRKEKHSNYITPLSEKLEVMARLGVDQLFVVRFDEAFSHISPATFVEEFLLALEVQHAVVGFDYAFGYKGEGNPEMLRVLGQGKMTVDVIQPWLLSGLKVSSTLIRKHLSEGKVEEANTLLGRPYTVHGTVIAGEGRGNTIGYPTANIDPTDAYLIPCNGVYAVQVSLGEKKYGGVMNVGVKPTFHKDGMKQTLEAHLFDFNEDIYGEQVRIEFIEYIRPEQRFSSVQELIAQIHRDADTARAILASK; encoded by the coding sequence GTGAAAAAAATTACAATATCTTATCCGCTCACACCGGATCAAATGGAACAATTCCGTAAACCGCAAGCGATGGCATTAGGTTATTTTGATGGCGTGCATCTTGGACATCAACAAGTGATTGGCGGAGCTGTTGCCTATGCAAGAGCGCAGGGGATTCCAGCTTCAGTCATGACCTTTCATCCGAAACCGCGCGAAGTGCTTCGCAAAGAAAAACATAGCAACTATATTACGCCGCTTAGCGAGAAGCTTGAAGTCATGGCTCGCTTAGGTGTAGACCAACTATTTGTCGTGCGTTTTGACGAAGCCTTCTCACATATTTCACCCGCAACATTTGTGGAAGAGTTCCTACTAGCGCTTGAAGTCCAACATGCTGTCGTTGGGTTTGATTATGCATTTGGCTATAAAGGCGAGGGGAATCCAGAGATGCTGCGGGTGCTTGGCCAAGGCAAGATGACGGTCGATGTCATTCAGCCATGGCTGCTGTCTGGATTGAAGGTGAGCAGTACACTCATTCGCAAACACTTAAGCGAAGGTAAAGTAGAAGAAGCCAATACGCTGCTTGGACGACCGTATACGGTTCATGGAACGGTTATTGCAGGTGAGGGACGAGGCAATACGATTGGCTATCCTACGGCTAATATCGACCCGACCGATGCGTACTTGATTCCGTGTAATGGCGTATATGCTGTTCAGGTCTCTCTGGGGGAGAAGAAGTATGGCGGTGTCATGAACGTTGGTGTCAAGCCAACCTTCCACAAAGACGGAATGAAGCAGACGCTTGAAGCGCATTTGTTCGATTTCAATGAGGATATTTATGGGGAACAGGTTCGGATTGAATTTATCGAATATATTCGCCCAGAGCAGCGCTTCAGCTCGGTTCAAGAGTTGATCGCGCAGATCCATCGTGACGCGGATACAGCAAGAGCGATTCTAGCTTCAAAGTAG